A window from Merismopedia glauca CCAP 1448/3 encodes these proteins:
- a CDS encoding sugar transferase, translated as MSQAGQSSQSLLRQYGTGIKYVLDRIVAAIALIVLSPVILLVAIAIYIRIGSPIIFTQPRPGKNGVIFTFYKFRTMTDERDAHGNLLPDADRLLPFGEFLRQTSLDELPQLWNVLKGDMSFVGPRPLIVEYLPRYSPEQGKRHDVMPGITGWAQINGRNDISWEDKFKFDVWYVDNWSLWLDLKILLLTMTKVLRKEGITQEGHATCEEFKG; from the coding sequence ATGAGTCAAGCAGGACAAAGCTCACAGAGTTTATTGCGTCAGTATGGAACAGGGATCAAATATGTATTAGATCGGATAGTAGCAGCGATCGCTTTAATTGTTTTATCACCTGTCATACTACTAGTGGCGATCGCTATCTATATTCGCATTGGTTCGCCAATTATCTTTACTCAACCTCGTCCTGGTAAAAATGGGGTTATATTTACTTTTTATAAGTTTCGCACGATGACGGATGAGCGAGATGCACACGGAAATTTACTGCCTGATGCTGACAGGTTGCTTCCTTTTGGAGAATTCCTGCGTCAAACTAGTCTAGATGAACTGCCACAACTCTGGAACGTCCTGAAAGGTGATATGAGTTTTGTTGGTCCTCGTCCCTTAATTGTAGAATATCTCCCCCGATATAGTCCAGAACAAGGCAAACGTCACGATGTTATGCCTGGAATTACTGGTTGGGCGCAAATTAATGGTCGTAATGATATTAGTTGGGAAGATAAATTTAAATTTGATGTTTGGTATGTAGACAACTGGAGTTTATGGCTAGATTTAAAGATTCTCTTGCTAACTATGACTAAAGTTTTGCGTAAAGAGGGAATTACTCAAGAAGGTCACGCTACTTGTGAAGAGTTTAAAGGATAA